In a single window of the Nocardioides massiliensis genome:
- a CDS encoding DUF368 domain-containing protein: MSTARPEPAAIRRRPPLRGALDLVRGFLIGMAELVPGVSGGTVALVTGVYDELIDSASHVLGALRALVRGPDRWSRARAELARSDWWLLGPVFAGMVAAVLTMAGVMGAFVGDHPEHARGLFLGLVAASVAVPLMLLPPRAGGPRRGLDVLCVVGGAVAAFLLTGLAGGREVEEPALVWVFLAAAVAICALVVPGISGSFFLLAVGLYAPTLAAVDERNLVYIAVFAAGAAVGLGSFVQLLRYLLDHRRRTTLLVMAGLMVGSLRALWPWQEGQSEVDGEAKGAGTMVAPYDPLGGPVLLALLGAAIVVVLILVERRAAARAA; the protein is encoded by the coding sequence GTGAGCACCGCCCGTCCGGAGCCGGCGGCGATCCGCCGCCGTCCCCCGTTGCGGGGTGCCCTCGACCTGGTGCGTGGCTTCCTGATCGGCATGGCCGAGCTCGTGCCTGGGGTCTCCGGCGGAACGGTTGCCCTCGTCACCGGCGTCTACGACGAGCTGATCGACTCCGCTAGCCACGTGCTCGGAGCGCTGCGCGCGCTCGTCCGCGGTCCCGACCGGTGGTCGCGGGCGCGCGCCGAGCTGGCGCGCAGCGACTGGTGGCTGCTGGGGCCGGTGTTCGCCGGCATGGTCGCTGCGGTCCTCACGATGGCCGGGGTGATGGGCGCCTTCGTCGGCGACCACCCCGAGCACGCCCGCGGACTGTTCCTCGGGCTGGTGGCGGCGAGCGTGGCGGTGCCGCTGATGCTGCTGCCGCCGCGCGCCGGCGGGCCGCGGCGCGGTCTGGACGTCCTCTGCGTGGTGGGCGGCGCGGTCGCCGCGTTCCTCCTCACCGGTCTCGCCGGTGGCCGCGAGGTCGAGGAACCCGCCCTGGTCTGGGTCTTCCTCGCCGCCGCGGTCGCGATCTGTGCGCTCGTCGTGCCCGGCATCTCCGGCTCGTTCTTCCTGCTGGCCGTCGGGCTCTATGCCCCGACGCTGGCCGCCGTCGACGAGCGCAACCTGGTCTACATCGCGGTCTTCGCCGCAGGTGCGGCCGTGGGGCTCGGATCGTTCGTCCAGCTTCTGCGCTATCTCCTCGACCACCGGCGGCGTACGACGCTGCTGGTGATGGCCGGACTGATGGTCGGCTCGCTGCGCGCGCTGTGGCCGTGGCAGGAGGGGCAGTCCGAGGTCGACGGCGAGGCGAAGGGCGCCGGGACGATGGTCGCGCCCTATGACCCGCTCGGCGGTCCGGTGCTGCTGGCGCTGCTCGGTGCTGCGATCGTCGTCGTCCTGATCCTGGTCGAGCGTCGCGCCGCGGCCAGGGCCGCGTGA
- a CDS encoding TrmH family RNA methyltransferase: MPHGPEQVGVGPWPGGREAWPAGDQWDPELLAHGDRRNVVDRYRYWRLEAIVADLDTRRHDFHVAIENWQHDFNIGTVVRTANAFLAAEVHIVGNRRWNRRGAMVTDRYQHLRHHADVPALAAYLAERGVELLGIDNLPGSEPLETMELPRQACFLFGQEGPGLSAQAREVCDRTFSIAQFGSTRSINASAAAAIAMHSWVRRHADLAGDAAWRGGGPS, from the coding sequence ATGCCGCACGGCCCCGAGCAGGTCGGGGTCGGGCCCTGGCCGGGTGGCCGGGAGGCGTGGCCGGCCGGTGACCAGTGGGACCCCGAGCTGCTCGCCCACGGCGACCGGCGCAACGTCGTCGACCGCTACCGCTACTGGCGCCTCGAGGCGATCGTCGCCGACCTCGACACCCGCCGCCACGACTTCCATGTCGCGATCGAGAACTGGCAGCACGACTTCAACATCGGCACCGTCGTGCGCACGGCCAACGCCTTCCTCGCCGCGGAGGTGCACATCGTCGGCAACCGGCGGTGGAACCGGCGCGGCGCGATGGTGACCGACCGCTACCAGCATCTGCGCCACCACGCGGACGTGCCGGCGCTGGCGGCGTACCTCGCCGAGCGTGGGGTCGAGCTGCTCGGCATCGACAACCTGCCGGGCTCCGAGCCGCTCGAGACGATGGAGCTGCCGCGCCAGGCGTGCTTCCTGTTCGGCCAGGAGGGACCCGGGCTCTCCGCCCAGGCGCGCGAGGTCTGCGACCGGACGTTCTCGATCGCACAGTTCGGCTCGACGCGCTCGATCAACGCCTCGGCTGCCGCCGCGATCGCGATGCACTCCTGGGTACGCCGCCACGCCGACCTCGCCGGGGATGCGGCCTGGCGGGGCGGCGGACCGTCCTAG
- a CDS encoding M14 family zinc carboxypeptidase encodes MLPTVRLRAAALGSLASLALAAGLLSAPSTAAGTPADASADASVPSIFSPQVVTVDTPTRADRARLQRLGLDLTEHGGHDYVEVILHSRLERDRLRRAGFRYDVRIPDLLQRSARNNARNIVFAAENPRTALPSGRNSYRTLRDYEADLKALAKQRPRLVRHFTLKRPTLDGNRLHAVEIGQGVKQPPRGKPTFVILGLHHAREWPSGELTMEFATDLVKSYGKDPRITRLLRRARVVAVPVVNPDGFDLSRTDGGLLDLQALNPIDPLGGSLAVLATPGQAYKRKNCRLVDGVDQPDGTCRLSLASPGGNGLGVDLNRNYGGFWGGPGAAGDLGAVNPDSPLDVLGPLSATYRGAAPFSEPETQNVRDLIASRQTTMMISNHTFSNLILRPNGVNPKTLYRGKPMGNARDEAALKALGARMAATNGYTNQHGWELYDTTGTTEDWSYNATGGFGYTFEIGAEEFHPPFEKVVEEYVGAGKHAGKGNREAFLIALEHAADTRHHGVLKGTAPRGTVLRLTKKFRTPTWTSSIPDAVSSTLRVGPKGTFRWVVNPSTRPIAEGPERYTLTCSRGGKVLAAGKVRIERGQVKTLPLRGCR; translated from the coding sequence ATGCTGCCGACCGTCCGCCTACGTGCCGCCGCCCTCGGGTCTCTCGCGAGCCTCGCCCTCGCCGCCGGCCTCCTGTCCGCCCCCAGCACCGCGGCCGGCACCCCAGCCGACGCCTCGGCCGACGCCTCAGTGCCGAGCATCTTCTCGCCCCAGGTCGTCACGGTCGACACCCCGACCCGGGCCGACCGCGCGCGACTCCAGCGCCTCGGCCTGGACCTCACCGAGCACGGCGGGCACGACTACGTCGAGGTCATCCTGCACTCGCGCCTCGAGCGCGACCGGCTGCGTCGAGCGGGCTTCCGCTATGACGTGCGCATCCCCGACCTGCTGCAGCGCTCGGCGCGCAACAACGCCCGCAACATCGTCTTCGCGGCCGAGAACCCGCGCACGGCCCTACCGTCGGGCCGCAACTCCTATCGGACCCTGCGCGACTACGAGGCCGACCTGAAGGCGCTGGCGAAGCAGCGGCCGCGGCTCGTGCGGCACTTCACGCTGAAGCGACCGACCCTCGACGGCAACCGCCTGCACGCCGTCGAGATCGGCCAAGGCGTCAAGCAGCCGCCGCGCGGCAAGCCCACCTTCGTGATCCTCGGACTGCACCACGCCCGGGAGTGGCCCTCGGGCGAGCTCACGATGGAGTTCGCCACCGATCTGGTGAAGTCCTACGGCAAGGACCCGCGCATCACCCGCCTGCTGCGGCGGGCCCGGGTCGTCGCGGTCCCGGTGGTGAACCCCGACGGCTTCGACCTCTCGCGCACCGACGGCGGGCTGCTCGACCTGCAGGCGCTCAACCCGATCGACCCGCTCGGCGGCTCCCTCGCGGTCCTGGCGACGCCCGGCCAGGCCTACAAGCGCAAGAACTGCCGGCTCGTCGACGGTGTCGACCAGCCCGACGGCACGTGCCGACTGTCGCTGGCCAGCCCGGGCGGCAACGGTCTCGGGGTCGATCTCAACCGCAACTACGGCGGCTTCTGGGGCGGCCCTGGGGCGGCCGGCGACCTGGGCGCGGTCAACCCCGACAGCCCGCTCGACGTGCTCGGGCCGCTGAGCGCGACCTACCGCGGCGCCGCGCCGTTCTCCGAGCCGGAGACGCAGAACGTCCGCGACCTCATCGCGAGTCGACAGACCACGATGATGATCAGCAACCACACCTTCAGCAACCTGATCCTGCGACCCAACGGGGTGAACCCCAAGACCCTCTACCGCGGCAAGCCGATGGGCAACGCCCGCGACGAGGCGGCGCTGAAGGCCCTCGGCGCGCGCATGGCGGCCACCAACGGCTACACCAACCAGCACGGCTGGGAGCTCTACGACACCACCGGCACCACCGAGGACTGGTCCTACAACGCCACCGGCGGGTTCGGCTACACCTTCGAGATCGGCGCCGAGGAGTTCCACCCGCCGTTCGAGAAGGTCGTCGAGGAGTACGTCGGGGCGGGCAAGCACGCGGGCAAGGGCAACCGCGAGGCGTTCCTCATCGCCCTCGAGCACGCCGCCGACACGCGTCACCACGGGGTGCTGAAGGGCACCGCACCGCGCGGCACCGTCCTGCGCCTGACCAAGAAGTTCCGCACCCCGACGTGGACCTCCTCGATCCCCGACGCCGTCAGCAGCACGCTGCGGGTCGGCCCGAAGGGCACCTTCCGCTGGGTGGTGAACCCCTCCACCCGCCCGATCGCCGAGGGACCCGAGCGCTACACACTCACCTGCTCGCGGGGCGGGAAGGTCCTCGCCGCCGGGAAGGTGCGCATCGAGCGCGGCCAGGTCAAGACCCTGCCGCTGCGGGGGTGCCGCTGA